A DNA window from Thiothrix subterranea contains the following coding sequences:
- the hda gene encoding DnaA regulatory inactivator Hda: MTQQLTLNVGMREGHRFSSFFVTPENAELLGILKNGFEREFPQIFLWGDTEAGKSHLLQAYCERYYQRGLMAAYLPLGSCAQYGTRVLAGVEGKHLVAVDELDAVIGQRDWEVALMNLINMCRTNHQPLIMASRLNPREMVCVLPDFSSRLLWSADYRVHPVQGGQCLQAMAWRAHQRGFELSEHVMKYIERHYPQNMTTLMALLDQLDSASLTRGRKITREFIREVMQKNANTSLLK; this comes from the coding sequence ATGACGCAACAACTGACGTTGAACGTGGGAATGCGCGAAGGTCATCGTTTCAGTTCGTTTTTTGTAACACCTGAAAATGCTGAATTACTGGGTATTTTGAAAAACGGTTTTGAGCGCGAATTCCCGCAAATATTTTTGTGGGGCGATACCGAGGCTGGCAAATCACATTTACTGCAAGCCTATTGTGAGCGCTATTATCAGCGCGGTTTGATGGCGGCTTATTTACCGCTAGGCAGTTGCGCCCAATACGGCACTCGTGTGTTAGCCGGTGTCGAAGGCAAGCATTTGGTCGCGGTGGATGAACTCGATGCCGTGATTGGGCAGCGTGATTGGGAAGTGGCGTTGATGAATTTGATCAATATGTGCCGGACAAATCATCAGCCGCTGATTATGGCATCCCGCCTTAATCCGCGTGAAATGGTTTGTGTGTTACCCGATTTTTCGTCACGTTTGTTGTGGAGCGCGGATTATCGGGTGCATCCAGTGCAAGGCGGGCAATGCCTGCAAGCCATGGCATGGCGTGCACACCAGCGGGGTTTTGAATTATCTGAACACGTCATGAAATATATTGAGCGGCATTATCCACAAAATATGACTACCCTTATGGCACTCTTGGATCAGTTGGACAGCGCCAGCTTGACCAGAGGGCGTAAAATTACGCGCGAATTTATCCGTGAAGTCATGCAAAAGAATGCTAATACATCATTGTTAAAATAA
- a CDS encoding H-NS histone family protein, protein MSNVDISNLSVAELEKLKGSIDSAIANRRDGELLSLREAIEDMVDRSGFTLEEVIEVMQARPAKKRIVKAKYSNPNNPEQTWSGRGRKPGWVEEWISTGHDLNDCLIPE, encoded by the coding sequence ATGTCTAATGTTGATATTTCCAATCTCAGTGTTGCGGAACTTGAAAAACTCAAAGGCAGTATTGATAGTGCGATTGCCAATCGCCGTGACGGTGAATTGTTAAGTTTACGCGAAGCGATTGAAGACATGGTTGATCGCTCAGGCTTTACACTTGAAGAAGTGATAGAAGTCATGCAAGCACGTCCTGCTAAAAAACGTATTGTTAAAGCAAAATACAGCAACCCTAATAACCCTGAACAAACGTGGAGCGGTCGCGGTAGAAAGCCAGGTTGGGTTGAAGAATGGATTTCTACCGGTCATGACTTAAATGATTGCTTGATTCCTGAATAA
- a CDS encoding PA3496 family putative envelope integrity protein, protein MRDNKDYYTEQEDEIFQLEKAAVHTDGKKTKPHVVRRNLEDYLERKALERRLKDVFED, encoded by the coding sequence ATGCGTGATAACAAAGACTATTACACGGAACAAGAAGACGAAATCTTCCAGTTAGAAAAAGCAGCCGTACACACAGATGGTAAAAAAACTAAACCACACGTGGTACGGCGCAATCTCGAAGACTACCTAGAGCGCAAAGCACTCGAACGCCGTCTAAAAGATGTATTTGAAGATTAA
- a CDS encoding tellurite resistance TerB family protein, which translates to MDTKNFLDQMLQSGKELAQKGQSIAEQKLGVPAEGEQREQMLSGMKTGAAAAGVLALLLGTSAGRRVTGAAVKVGSLAALGGLAYQMYRQWEVNVGSTGSAPANDPALLEAPAPKATAEILLKAMIAAAKADGHVDSAELASIRQQLAGLKAEDDLNDMILHELAQPLDAKQIAALANNDLAVATEIYLVSAAIIDGANEAEQAYLEDLRSALQLPEAVSAP; encoded by the coding sequence ATGGATACCAAAAATTTCTTAGATCAAATGCTGCAATCCGGCAAAGAATTGGCGCAAAAAGGCCAAAGCATCGCCGAACAAAAACTCGGTGTTCCGGCGGAGGGTGAGCAGCGTGAGCAAATGTTATCCGGCATGAAAACGGGAGCTGCCGCTGCCGGTGTGCTTGCTTTATTGCTGGGAACTAGCGCCGGGCGACGGGTAACGGGAGCCGCCGTTAAAGTCGGTAGCTTGGCGGCATTGGGCGGTTTGGCTTACCAAATGTATCGTCAGTGGGAAGTTAATGTGGGTAGCACTGGCAGTGCTCCGGCAAATGACCCCGCGTTATTGGAAGCGCCTGCGCCTAAAGCAACGGCTGAAATTCTGTTGAAAGCCATGATTGCGGCGGCTAAAGCCGATGGGCATGTCGATTCTGCTGAATTAGCCAGTATTCGTCAGCAGTTAGCGGGTCTCAAAGCGGAGGATGATCTCAATGACATGATTCTGCATGAATTGGCACAGCCTTTGGATGCTAAGCAAATTGCAGCACTGGCCAATAATGATTTAGCCGTGGCAACAGAGATTTATCTGGTCTCGGCAGCGATTATTGACGGCGCGAATGAAGCAGAACAAGCTTATTTAGAAGATTTGCGCAGTGCCTTGCAATTGCCTGAGGCGGTTTCTGCACCTTAA
- a CDS encoding AI-2E family transporter, giving the protein MILDSGRWFWLATGSIAVALLYVLAPILTPFLAAAFLAYLGDPLVDRLESWKLSRTLSVVVVFVTIFLLLLLFFLFLVPVLETQTKLFINKVPNYLDWVVNVLGPYLNQKFGVDTSVLEIEQIKNVIATHWKETGGFIRNAIQTISKSGFVVLGWVANLALIPIITFYLLRDWDRMVAYIDDLLPRAIEPLMAKLARESDEVLGAFLRGQLLVMLALAVIYSIGLSLVGLEFALLIGLIAGVVSFVPYLGLIVGVAIAGIAILFQTQDVFDLFWVFAVFGVAQMIEGTILTPLLVGERIGLHPVTVIFAVLAGGQLFGFFGVLLALPVAAVLAVIMRHIHDTYKQSDIYSIDNPEPLGEIDLDDGSNEVKEQA; this is encoded by the coding sequence ATGATACTCGATAGTGGACGCTGGTTTTGGTTGGCGACAGGCAGTATTGCGGTGGCTTTGCTGTATGTGCTTGCACCGATTTTAACCCCTTTTTTGGCGGCGGCATTTCTGGCTTATTTGGGGGATCCGTTGGTTGATCGCCTTGAATCGTGGAAATTGTCACGCACATTGTCGGTAGTGGTGGTTTTTGTGACCATCTTCCTATTGTTATTGCTGTTTTTCCTCTTTTTGGTGCCGGTGCTGGAAACGCAAACCAAATTATTTATCAATAAAGTCCCTAATTACTTGGATTGGGTAGTGAATGTTTTGGGGCCTTATCTGAACCAAAAATTCGGGGTTGATACCAGTGTTTTGGAAATCGAACAGATTAAAAACGTGATTGCGACGCATTGGAAAGAGACAGGCGGGTTTATTCGGAATGCGATTCAAACCATTTCTAAATCAGGTTTTGTGGTGCTGGGTTGGGTGGCAAATCTGGCATTGATTCCGATTATTACGTTTTATTTGTTACGCGATTGGGATCGCATGGTGGCGTATATCGACGATTTATTGCCGCGTGCTATCGAGCCATTAATGGCTAAATTAGCACGTGAATCCGATGAGGTTTTGGGCGCATTTTTGCGTGGGCAATTGTTGGTGATGCTGGCATTGGCAGTGATTTATTCGATTGGTTTGTCACTGGTGGGGTTGGAATTCGCCTTGCTGATTGGTTTGATCGCGGGCGTGGTGAGTTTTGTTCCCTACCTTGGTTTGATTGTAGGGGTGGCGATTGCGGGTATTGCTATCTTATTCCAGACACAGGATGTATTTGATCTGTTTTGGGTATTTGCCGTTTTTGGGGTTGCCCAGATGATTGAAGGCACTATCCTAACGCCGTTATTGGTGGGGGAGCGGATTGGTTTGCATCCCGTGACTGTGATTTTTGCGGTGCTGGCTGGTGGGCAATTGTTTGGCTTTTTTGGTGTATTATTGGCTTTGCCGGTGGCGGCGGTATTGGCGGTAATCATGCGGCACATTCATGATACTTACAAACAGAGTGACATTTACAGCATTGATAACCCTGAGCCATTGGGCGAGATTGACTTGGATGATGGCAGTAATGAGGTGAAAGAACAGGCATGA
- the dsbD gene encoding protein-disulfide reductase DsbD has protein sequence MVRRYFADPRHLLYYYPNSITPRYKDDGLSTCNDTPAGAGYWPLPRVQVRERPTMRKLLCFLLLLMASIQAHALKQEDMLPPDQAFKFKAEVIAPDKIKATWDIAEGYYLYRQRFTFEPETPNLSFAPATFPTGESKNDPTFGQTEVYHNQVVIEIPIERGQTRSQALELALKVKYQGCADAGVCYAPQKKTAKLQLAALDNTTDKTAPPAAKTAPPAADATLTNIIKQAQKPGAGGAMPVDQAFVFELSAIDKGMLNAHWIIQPEHHLYRPKIQFTVKEPQGVTLGAPIFPTGKIVDDEYFGKIEVYGEDIDVKIPILQSTGLKKLVVETEYQGCADSTGVCYPPVKQSQELILTGLPDAKPLAEGETNAVVKAPLNQQDALTQRLEDSSLLQIIAITFGLGLLLAFTPCIFPMVPILSGIIAGYGNTSSRKALWLSVTYVISGAIAYAIIGFVFGYFGQNLQAVLQHPIAIGLMSALFVALAFSMFGFYDLQLPNSLQSRLNEISNKQESGSFVGAAIMGFLSTLIVGPCAGPAIAGILTFITQSNNAWLGAAALFSLGMGIGVPLILIGASAGHLLPRAGIWMDTVKALFGIIMLGVAIYMLSRIVSIEITMALTGILLVSSGVYMGALEKIEEDAGGWGRFWKSTGMLQLFYGALILLGLSAGSTNLLQPLKGIFSVSTAPGQTTEAAITFQRIQSIDALETALKQAKSQQRPVMLDFYADWCSYCHTMEKTTFKDPASIKTLGNTLFLQVDVTDQTENDLALQKRFDVIAPPALVFFSNAGEELRALRLVGDVTPEQLRLQAMSFMQQAAK, from the coding sequence ATGGTGCGAAGATATTTTGCCGATCCCAGACATTTACTCTACTATTACCCGAATTCAATTACACCACGCTATAAAGATGACGGATTGTCTACTTGTAATGACACTCCTGCCGGAGCAGGCTACTGGCCCCTCCCCCGTGTGCAGGTTAGAGAGCGCCCAACAATGAGAAAATTACTCTGCTTCCTGCTGTTGCTTATGGCTTCCATACAAGCTCATGCACTCAAGCAAGAAGACATGCTGCCACCAGACCAAGCCTTCAAATTCAAGGCTGAAGTCATTGCACCCGATAAAATCAAAGCCACTTGGGACATTGCCGAAGGTTATTACCTTTATCGTCAACGCTTTACATTTGAACCAGAAACTCCAAATTTAAGCTTTGCTCCCGCTACGTTCCCAACCGGCGAAAGCAAAAACGACCCTACTTTTGGTCAAACTGAGGTTTACCATAATCAGGTCGTGATTGAGATTCCGATTGAACGCGGTCAAACCCGTTCACAAGCACTGGAATTGGCACTCAAAGTCAAATATCAGGGGTGTGCCGATGCCGGTGTGTGTTATGCCCCCCAGAAAAAAACAGCTAAATTACAATTAGCGGCACTGGATAACACTACCGATAAAACGGCACCACCTGCCGCCAAAACAGCACCGCCTGCTGCCGACGCCACACTGACCAACATTATTAAGCAGGCGCAAAAACCCGGTGCAGGCGGCGCAATGCCTGTCGATCAAGCCTTTGTATTCGAGCTAAGCGCCATCGATAAAGGCATGTTAAATGCGCATTGGATTATCCAGCCAGAACATCATTTATACCGCCCTAAAATCCAATTTACCGTTAAAGAACCACAAGGTGTCACGCTCGGCGCACCTATCTTTCCGACGGGTAAAATAGTTGATGACGAATACTTTGGTAAGATCGAAGTATACGGTGAAGATATTGATGTCAAAATTCCCATACTGCAATCAACTGGGCTGAAAAAGCTGGTCGTAGAAACCGAATATCAAGGTTGCGCTGATAGCACCGGTGTTTGCTACCCCCCCGTCAAACAAAGTCAGGAGCTAATTTTAACGGGTTTGCCCGATGCCAAACCACTTGCTGAGGGTGAAACCAATGCTGTGGTCAAAGCCCCTCTAAATCAACAAGATGCTTTGACACAACGCCTTGAAGACAGCTCATTATTACAGATCATTGCAATTACTTTTGGTTTAGGCTTATTACTGGCTTTCACCCCGTGTATTTTCCCGATGGTTCCCATTCTTTCAGGGATAATTGCTGGGTATGGCAACACATCTTCGCGTAAAGCACTATGGCTTTCCGTTACTTATGTTATTTCGGGCGCTATTGCTTATGCGATTATTGGGTTTGTCTTTGGTTATTTTGGGCAAAACCTCCAAGCGGTACTGCAACATCCGATAGCCATCGGCTTAATGAGCGCCCTCTTTGTGGCGCTTGCCTTCTCAATGTTTGGCTTTTACGATTTACAGTTACCTAATAGCCTACAAAGCCGTTTAAATGAAATCAGCAATAAACAAGAAAGCGGTAGCTTTGTTGGCGCTGCCATTATGGGCTTTTTGTCGACCTTGATTGTTGGCCCCTGTGCTGGCCCTGCTATTGCCGGTATTTTAACGTTTATTACCCAAAGCAATAATGCGTGGTTAGGGGCAGCGGCTTTATTCTCACTCGGTATGGGCATTGGCGTACCGTTAATTCTCATCGGTGCATCCGCCGGTCATCTGTTACCACGCGCGGGTATTTGGATGGATACCGTCAAAGCACTCTTCGGCATTATTATGCTGGGTGTGGCGATTTACATGCTCAGTCGCATTGTTTCCATTGAAATTACCATGGCGCTTACCGGTATTCTGTTGGTTTCATCCGGTGTTTACATGGGCGCATTGGAGAAAATTGAAGAAGATGCCGGGGGCTGGGGTCGCTTCTGGAAAAGTACCGGTATGCTGCAATTATTCTATGGGGCATTGATCCTGCTCGGTTTATCCGCTGGCAGCACCAATTTATTGCAACCGCTGAAAGGTATTTTTTCTGTCAGCACCGCCCCTGGTCAAACCACTGAAGCAGCTATCACTTTTCAACGGATTCAAAGTATTGACGCGCTAGAAACCGCGCTAAAACAAGCCAAATCACAACAACGCCCCGTCATGCTAGATTTCTATGCGGATTGGTGCAGTTATTGTCACACCATGGAAAAAACCACGTTCAAAGACCCAGCGTCTATTAAAACGTTGGGAAATACACTCTTCTTACAAGTGGATGTTACTGACCAGACTGAAAATGACTTAGCATTGCAAAAGCGCTTCGATGTCATAGCGCCGCCTGCTCTGGTGTTTTTCAGTAATGCCGGGGAAGAATTACGGGCATTACGTCTGGTTGGTGATGTCACACCGGAGCAACTACGCTTACAAGCGATGTCCTTCATGCAACAAGCGGCAAAGTAA